The following coding sequences lie in one Heliangelus exortis chromosome 8, bHelExo1.hap1, whole genome shotgun sequence genomic window:
- the PBX1 gene encoding pre-B-cell leukemia transcription factor 1 isoform X2 has translation MRVAPASSRSVLGLSCSQQLGEPGAVWGAVLSIRGAQEEEPTDPQLMRLDNMLLAEGVAGPEKGGGSAAAAAAAAASGGAGSDNSVEHSDYRAKLSQIRQIYHTELEKYEQACNEFTTHVMNLLREQSRTRPISPKEIERMVSIIHRKFSSIQMQLKQSTCEAVMILRSRFLDARRKRRNFNKQATEILNEYFYSHLSNPYPSEEAKEELAKKCGITVSQVSNWFGNKRIRYKKNIGKFQEEANIYAAKTAVTATNVSAHGSQANSPSTPNSAGSSSSFNMSNSGDLFMSVQSLNGDSYQGAQVGANVQSQVDTLRHVISQTGGYSDGLAASQMYSPQGISANGGWQDATTPSSVTSPTEGPGSVHSDTSN, from the exons tgctgagcaTCCGGGGAGCCCAGGAAGAGGAGCCCACGGACCCCCAGCTGATGAGGTTAGACAACATGCTCCTGGCTGAGGGGGTAGCGGGCCCCGAAAAAGGAGGGGGCTcggccgctgccgccgctgccgccgccgcctcggGAGGCGCCGGCTCGGACAACTCTGTGGAGCATTCTGACTACAGAGCCAAGCTCTCCCAGATCCGACAGATCTACCACACGGAGCTGGAGAAGTACGAGCAG GCGTGCAACGAATTCACCACCCACGTGATGAACCTGCTGCGTGAGCAGAGCCGGACCAGACCCATCTCTCCCAAGGAGATCGAGCGGATGGTGAGCATCATCCACCGCAAGTTCAGCTCCATCCAGATGCAGCTGAAGCAAAGCACCTGTGAAGCCGTCATGATCCTGCGCTCCCGGTTTCTGGATGCACG GCGGAAGAGACGAAACTTCAACAAGCAGGCCACGGAAATCCTGAATGAGTATTTCTATTCCCATCTCAGCAACCCTTACCCCAGTGAGGAAGCCAAAGAAGAGCTAGCCAAGAAATGTGGCATCACAGTCTCACAG GTATCAAACTGGTTTGGAAATAAGAGAATCCGGTACAAGAAGAACATAGGTAAATTTCAAGAGGAAGCCAATATTTATGCTGCCAAAACGGCTGTCACGGCTACCAATGTGTCAGCCCATGGAAGCCAGGCTAACTCACCCTCAACTCCCAATTCAGCTG GTTCTTCCAGTTCTTTTAACATGTCAAACTCTGGAGATTTGTTCATGAGCGTGCAGTCTCTCAATGGGGATTCTTACCAAGGGGCCCAGGTTGGAGCCAACGTGCAGTCACAG GTGGATACCCTTCGCCATGTTATCAGCCAGACAGGAGGATACAGTGATGGACTCGCAGCAAGTCAGATGTATAGTCCGCAGGGCAtcagt gcTAATGGAGGTTGGCAAGACGCTACTACCCCGTCGTCGGTGACCTCCCCCACAGAAGGCCCTGGCAGCGTTCACTCTGATACCTCCAACTGA